ATCACGTATGTGTATTAGCAACATTCTTACAAAGCAAAAGACCAGTAGTTTGATGCCTGATTTAGAGTTATAGTACTTACTGGTCTTCTTCATCCTCGTCCTGCATTTGCTGGGCTATCTGTTTCATTTGTTGTTTGCGGACATAGTCTCTAACACGGTACATGGCCGCATCCCGACACAGCTCCCTGAGGTCACTGCCTGACGAACCCTCTGACTTTTCGGCTATCTCCTTCAGATTAATGGCATTGCTTAGCTgaggaagggaaggaaaatgcaGTGTTGCGTgattaaaaactaaataaatagtGATGATCTAAGTaaatgacaacaaaatgtaacagCTGACATTTGAATTCGTCAAGGTTTTTGTGTAGAAACTGACTGAGGAAACAAAGAAAACGTATGTACTTACATTTTCTTCTGCCAGGATCAACTTCAGGATCTCCGCTCTCTGTCTTGTGGTCTACAGAAATACATGTCATATTGATAAGCGTTTTGAAACGCATCTGTGAGTACATAGAGCCCTGACCTGACAGACATGGTCAGGTCAAATCCAATTAGGTGTGTCTTACCGGTAAACCGACGTGAAAAGTGGTGGGCATCCTGCGCAGTATGGCCGAGTCCAGATCCTGTGGTCTGTTGGTGGCCCCCATCACCATTACCTGTAAGAACAATACCACATCATACAGCCAGAACAGCTGAACATCTAACGTGAAACGTAAGACTAGATGTCCTTGCAATTAAACATTCATCTGTTCCAGTATCTGACTGGGTAAGATACAAAATCATTACCGCAGCAGGGACAAGGAGACTATTCAGGATTGTGGGAAAGATCAACGACCATAAGCACAGAGCCAAGCCAGAAGTGGCTAcaagacaagtctgtgaatgtcctcgAGTGGCACAACCAAAGCCTGGACCTCAACATGATTGAACATCTCAAACGAAAtcttctctggtctgatgagcaAACAAGGTGTCCcctggctaataccattccCTTCCATCAAGGACATGACATGGGCCTTCAGCGACAGAAAGCAAAGTATTATAGAGAATCAGTCATGTAGACACATTCCGAAATCCCATGTGGTTGTTAATATTATGCTTGTAGCGGCAGCAAGATTGCAGTCTTGAACAGCGAGCGGCCAAGAGGCTGCGTATGACTGAGGGAAGAACTTGATATTTCAAGTAAGAGCTGTACACCAAATAAATTGGATAACTCAGTAATTCATGTGTTTTCTGGTAGGCCTATATGTAGCGgcgctcctgggaactttcaatgcttcaGCAATATTTTTATAACcatccccagatctatgccttgacaATTTGATCTTGgaggtctacagagagttccttggagTATTTTTACTTACTGAATAATAAACATTGCAAAGAGTTGAATTTGAGGAAACATAACACCAATAATTCAGGTCAAAGATCCTGGTGGAAATAATTGAAATGGTCAAAGTACCTGGCTGCTAGCCCCAGTCTCCAGCCCGTCCCACAGGCTCATAAATTGGGCCTTCATCATGGCTGTGGCCTCATGGTCTAAACTAGAGCGATTCCTCAGAAAGGAGTCTAAAAAATAAGAGGTCcttattaaaatgtgaaaagaaaaCCTTGCTTAAAATATAATAGAGTGGTTCAGATTTTTTCATTAGATCAGTGTCAATCAAAACAGGTAATTAAACAACTAAATATATGAGATCAGTGTGTGAAAGGCTATCACCCAGTATGAAGAAGTTGATGTGAGAAGTGAGAAATACAATACACTATGAGTGTGTCATACAGCGTCTACATTTTATATAGCAATACTGTGTGTAAAACCTAATTTCCCCCTTAGGGACAATAAAGTCCTTTCCCACACTCACCAATTTCATCTATGAAGATTATGCAGGGTTGGATCTTGACAGCCAATGAGAAAACAGCAGCGGTGAGTTTCTGTGATTCGCCATACCATTTGTCCGTCAGAGTGGAGGGCTGTAGGTTAATAAACTGGCACCCTGAGGCTTTGGCAGTTGCCTTGGCAATAAGAGTCTTTCCACATCCAGGTGGCCCATACAACAACACACCTGTGGTTGTGACAAAAAattgaaacagaaaacattaccAGGAGGGTTCTACTAGTGCGATCTGCGTATTCCACCTGGTCAGcagtcacaaataaaaacagcccGTTTAAAACTATCAAACAGTGAAGTGCATCAAGTGTATGTGAATGATGTTCCACTTTACATCAATCAGCCTGCCTCACAAAAATCTGTTTGAATTCAAATCTGTCAACAAATACCTTGACTGCACACTCACCTTTAGTCTTAAGTTAAATCCAAAACTGACTTCTGGTCCTGCAACAAGGCTTCTTTCACTCATGCTGCAAACATACCCTGTACAAATGACCATCCTGTAGACTGTATGCTAGCTGCTAAAAAGCTACTCAGTGAATGATATGTAATTCACCACAGTTCCATCTATAGCCACAGGAAGATGTTTTGATCACAGGGTGCACACCATGCTTGTTTCAGCAACGCAAGCGCACCGGTCTCTTCAACATGACACAGGAAGGACATTTGTGATatcagaaaaataaaaagcaaaaaagtgaggggggggggggggggggctgccaCACCCCCAGCAACAATACTGCCATGTAACTTGTTAACTGGTGCCACCTTCAGTACTCaacactgtgacctttacagGGTCACAGTGTAGGTCACAGTGTAGGCTTTATGAGTGCCCCAGACTTAAGCCAGACTCACTGGCACCAAGTTACTTTTAGATAAATGCCCCATATAACTTCTCTCACTCCTTAACATCGCCTAGATTATTGGTAACCTGAACAACTGGATATATTGCTCTGGTCACTCAAAAAAGCCTATATTTCCTTTGGACATTTAATTTCTGCTCACTGCAGCGTATGACTGGAACGAATTGCAAAAGACCCTTAAGTGTGACACTTGCATCACCCCTcactaaaaatgtttttataaacaaGCTGCTATCTGATCAAAACTCGTTGTATATAATGTTTGCTTATTGTATTCAaagtattgttgttgttgttttgctcACATCATTTGCGATTGCGCATGTGGCCTTGTAATCTTGCAAATGGATGCCTTTGGTCATGTCATCAATGAAAATTGGTTCTGAATTTAATTATCTGGTTaaataatattacaaaataaatgattccagaaaaaaattatatgaataAAACACATATGCCCCCCACTATGTTACTgctgttgaaataagcaagccTCTCACCATTTTGTGAcgattattatattttttttatctgattgATTTGTTGGCTTAAGGATTAGGAAATCACCATTAGCATTGTTTTAGGCAATCACtcattaaatgtaacattttcaaatgagaaaaaaacaacaacaacaagggGAAAATGTTACCTTTGGGAGGCTGAAAGAGTTTAGATCCCGCCAGTAGGTGTCTCTTTTGGAAGGGAAGGATAACCGTGTCCTGCAGCTCATAGATGACCTCATCAAGCCCTGCTATGTCCCTCCAGGAAACCTTCAATGCCAAAGCAGTGACATTGTGCAACATTATCTTATTCAAATCACCAATTTAACTGATCGCATCGATCACAAATCACATACTTGGTGGTGAcaacataaccaatcacagaaGATCACTATAGAATACTTCACTTACCCTCATGCTGCGTGGATCTACCAGGTGAGAAGCAATATTCATCTCATATTCATTGAGTTTGACGCCTTCCACTCCAATCTGCTTCATCAACTGCTCTGCCTAGAGGAAATGGATACCAATACTGATTACTACAATTGATGgtttaataacacacacacacacacacacacacacctttacagTACATATTCTTCTGTAACACAGCTGAATTTTCCTTCTTTCACgtgcacgcacccacacacaaacgctGCTCAAATGTAGCTTGTGATTATGCCGCTAGTCAATCATATTAAGCAGTTTCATCGAGTTATATCATGTCACTTCTGTGGACTAAAAAACAAATAGAATGTCGAGGAATACCTATATACAAGCCATTTAACATCCGTCTTTATCCATTCATATTCAAGGCAGTGCATTTACCATAAACATAGTGAGTAATGATCCATGAAATCATGTTGCCCATTATTATTTAGGTTCAGAAGATGTACACTGTGTTGCATGCATTCAGTGTTACACTTCTGAGTACCGCTCAAGGTCTCCAACCCCTGCACATTGAGAACCACTAGCCAAGAGTGATAGGCCATAGCAGACATGCGACCAGAATTAATAGCAATATAGGTGTGAATCAAATGTcccaaaaatattatatgaCAGACTGCTCAAATATAAACATATGAATAGATATTTGTTGTATCTACATGGGTTAAATTCAAATATGAGATTCTGATGCTAAACATAAACAGAGCATGTGCATACCCTTTTCTTTGCCTGGATTTTCTGTTTATGTGTTGGGTCCATTGCTTCCACTACCCATTTGATACCGTAGTAGGTAGCAGCTCCAAAGATGGTCAGTCTCACTATCATACCCACCACTTCGTTCCGAGACAGAGGGCGCATCAGCACCTCTTGAGGAATGTCTTTTAGCAACATCTCAGCAACCGGGTGTCAGCCCATTGGCTGAAAAAGAGAATACGAGGAACACAAGGAATTCACCTGAAATAGACAAGGAAACCGAAAACAAATGAGACAGATTCAAAATAGCCTTCCTTAAGGCTGAACTATTCACTGATTTAATGCCTGTAACATAATTAACACTCACGGTGACGCTAACGTTGCCAGTGTATTTTAGTGCTTTTAGCTTGATTTTGATTGCTCGGTCAGatatgctagctagctaccatgGATGATGTTAATTAGATAGCCATGTAGCTAAACGATACTGTAGTTAGCACTCGTGCGTAAAATTTAATAATTGTGATAACTGCACACAACCGCTAAACGCATTTATAGGGTATGGGAAACTATTAAAATAACACTTGCTATGCTGTTATAATTACACTTAAGAGATTGCTACTTTAGCATCATCAGGGACGCCCGGGATGCCTtccttttattttcttcttcgtTTTGGTTTAACCGGGTTTAACGCCAGTTGACATCCACCGTCAGTGGCGCATTAGCGCGCCCAACCGGGCGGGGGTGAAAAAATAAACGTATAGTATTTTAACACACGTTAGTCAATATAACGAACGAAGAAAGATTAAAGACACCTCATACCGATTATACTTTCTCTATGGATTAATCCTTAGTGTagagaaaaacatgattttgtagGACCACAAGCCCACGTTAGGCTATACAAAGACCAAGCACAAAAAGTAAATATTTCTGATTACAATCTTTTTTAAACATGCACATTTACGATCACTTTACGATAACGTCCAGTAGCCTATAGCCAGAGTCAGCTACTTCACAATCCAAAAAGAAACTAACCAGCTAACAGTTTCCATGACTGaaggtaaaacaaaatatgttaatGAATATGTTACTATTCCAGCGCACATTCCGTGAATTTGGTTAGTGCCTGGGAATGGGATTAGGTAAGCAACAACAAATTATCTTAATATCAattaatgtttaattattttttttccattggCCATTGTAGATTCACACTAGATTTTGGCATTTGGTCCTCTTGCCATTGCGAGTTGGGACcttatttttacagtctatggttgggACCGACAAACTCTTGCTCGTGTGGTGGCAGACGGATGTAGCCTACACCGCGTGATATGTTGAAAATGAATGTTAGCTAAATCCCAAATAACACCCTTCCCCTCGGCCCTGGATTTGTGCTTTCCTCCGCAGGAGTCTCCATTGGTCCCCTCCAGCCAGTGTGCATCAATGCTTTCTGAGCGAAGTGGAATCCAATAGGCCTAAGGGTAGAAGTAGAAATCTGGGCTGTAGCACTATATCGAAAGGTTTTAAATATTAATCTTGCAGAATACGTAAGCGCACACCTACTATTAATAGATGTAGCCTAGTTTGAAAACACATTCACTGCTCGAGTTCAGGCTCCCAGGTGATTTGGGTGTTAAACATCTGCCTTATAAAATTAACTTTGCTTCAAGAAAGTTTTGAAATTGTATACAAATGTTACCCCCAAACATTTACAGTTCCTCTAACTAGTTATGAGATGCTAGGAGCCTGTTGAAACGTTTCATCGACTTTTTCTCGGAGATGGGAGATTTTCCTCTAGTCTATCTCCACAGTATATCATCTAGGTTTAAACAAAGCCTTCCCTCCACTGAAGCACAGGAACAGGGTACAGGTTCCGAAGACAACGACAGTGCAATATGTGCAAACCTGTTGGTAAAATTTAGCTCCAGTTGAGAAGGTATAGGGACAAGAATCCGACTTGTTGATTTACTGTCAACAGCTTTTTTGGCCTTCCCTTAGACCGCACGCAACAAAACACGACTCAGGTTAGAGAAGATAACCCGAGGGTGGCACCAGCGGCGGAAAGCTGTCTGTTCTGACGACATTTCTCAATGATTAATGTTGTGTCGAATTCACATTTCACAGGGACTATGAACATATTATTATTGGCTGTAAAATCAAT
This portion of the Esox lucius isolate fEsoLuc1 chromosome 13, fEsoLuc1.pri, whole genome shotgun sequence genome encodes:
- the atad1a gene encoding ATPase family AAA domain-containing protein 1-A, with amino-acid sequence MLLKDIPQEVLMRPLSRNEVVGMIVRLTIFGAATYYGIKWVVEAMDPTHKQKIQAKKRAEQLMKQIGVEGVKLNEYEMNIASHLVDPRSMRVSWRDIAGLDEVIYELQDTVILPFQKRHLLAGSKLFQPPKGVLLYGPPGCGKTLIAKATAKASGCQFINLQPSTLTDKWYGESQKLTAAVFSLAVKIQPCIIFIDEIDSFLRNRSSLDHEATAMMKAQFMSLWDGLETGASSQVMVMGATNRPQDLDSAILRRMPTTFHVGLPTTRQRAEILKLILAEENLSNAINLKEIAEKSEGSSGSDLRELCRDAAMYRVRDYVRKQQMKQIAQQMQDEDEEDQTGVEERLRPITQLDLLFGLDKMKESKKATMPQELISREMPLD